In Puntigrus tetrazona isolate hp1 chromosome 23, ASM1883169v1, whole genome shotgun sequence, the DNA window CAAGACCTCTCGTCCAATCCGCTGAGGCAGAGACTAATTTATATGGAAGTGTCAGTGATTTAAACCAATCAGATGCCAGGGGGCGTGGTCAACCCCTCAGCCGGTCTAATAGGTCTGTTTGCTTTTAGCTTACTCACAGTAGAATGGCGGCCGCTGCCTGCGGTCCTCGCGGCTGTCCGAGGACTAATTCAGCCAAACCACACAAAGAACACCTGCGAAAAAGCCGGGATTCCCGTCGCAGACAAGCGGCACTGTTGTTTCTCACTAATATATCTTTGGACGGAAGACCGGTTTACAACCTTAGCAATGGAATCTCTGGCCCCAGGGAAGCCGAGAGCCGGTGCGTGGATGTCGCCGCGACGGCGGTAACGGGTTTCCCTCTGTCGACAACCAGCAGCTACGGAACCTTCACCCAAGTGTCATCCTCCATCAGCGGGGGAGCAGCGACCCCTCTACCGAGGACTCACACTTACCCCGCTCCTCTCAGTCCTCCTCCAGCATTCAATCAGGGGAGCTGCGACGTTTTCACGGAGGATGGTCGAACAGATCCTTTGTCAGTCCAGGCACCCCCGCTTTCACCGACCTCTGGACCGGTGAATCCGGTTTTAGGATCCAGTAAACCGCTCGTCCAATTCCCGGGATCTAATCCCGTGCCTGATCCCCGCCAAAGGTgagctttgtttttgtcataCAGGCTGGCAAACAATGAAACGCGTTATGACATTTATCCAGTGACTGGTATTGTATGCATAAATTACACCATTCATAacaaatatgaagtaaatgtGTTGTGCAAAATTCTTTTGTTATGGTGTAATCCGCCATGaacaattctaaatattatGTTTACGAAAGCTGCATGTTTATTCCCAAATCGTGTCAAGCTTTAAATTTTGTGGATCGTACGATTATCTGGCCTGTTGTTTACCAGTGTTTACCTTTCGATTATGACTTTTGAAGCAGTGTTATAAACAGTACGCTACAAAccgagaaacaaaacaaaagaacagaTGCATAAGGAGAATTGCCGACTTCCGCTTTATTGTCAGCAgctttcattttcatctttGAAAAGAGGTCTTGTTTTCTAGGCAAGAATTTGACAGGAAATAGTTCTGCGACATTTTTGATACCTGTAAAGATGGATAGATGGGGAGGGAATTTCTGGTTTTGAATCTTTCACGGATGCAGTTCTTATGCagtacttaaattaaaaatgtttggaaaaataaagccaaaaccACAATGTGGTAACTATTTTTTGGTTTGCATCTCACGAGACGTAAAGTAACACGGTCCATCTAATACTGGTATACTTTTGACGTTTGGAAAATAATCAATTGCAGTTCATTAGTCAGATTAATTcagtaaattatatttcactgaTTAACTATAAgtttttttgattcactaaatcCAAGCATTCGATAATCTATTTTAGTTGCATGTTTCTGATTTACTTATTATTGCTCATAATACTCTTGTTTGAGACTCGACATTTCATGGAATCGGATCCTAGATATTTACTGTTAACcgtgaatatttttaatttgcaatagGAACCGACTCGTAGGACTCATTTCTTTGGTAATCGGACTACTCCGGTTGCGCTGTATGTTTTGTCGTTCACTAAAGTTATCAGGTGCTTGACAGTTAGGCCTATATGCAGTGTAATGAGTGAGCTCTCCgacttttaaaagtcatttgtaACCGTGACAACAGTGATTAGGAAAACCCATAGGCAGATGGAAGGTTTGTCTGGTGATAAGATATCACTGCTGTCAGAGTAGATAATAAAGGGGCTGCTGAGTCAGTCAAAGAAGTGTAGGCTATCAACCAGTCGCAGCAAGCATTATCTGCCTGTAGGTGATGTTACTCAAGTGAGCCTCATGATCTCACTGCAGTACAATATGcacatcatttcctgtttgtctTAATTGTTGCTTTCCTTTCATCTCTCTCCTGTTCTGTTCTCCTCACCAGCTCATCTTTTTATGTAAGGTCTTCTGATGGACTGATGGTAGAAGGGTGACCTTTAAGCCTTAGTTTATAGTCAAGAGCCAAAAGATTAAGCTTTTGCTTCAATTTAAtccatcagttttttttttctaagcgCATACAAATTGAAGCAAGCCACATGTATTTATCtctaaattgtattaaattctTGTCGGCAGGACACGTAACCTTTCTGGATCTCCAGGGCCAAAGGTTTCCAAGAAGGTGCATTTCATCAAGAATATGAGGCAGTATGACACTCGAGGGAGCAGGTGAGTTGGCGGGTGTGATAAAGTTTGGGAAATATTTTCCCTGTGAGGAGgagctgtgttgtttttttttctgtgcttgttatttttgttgtcgttttctttttgaataaataaagtctGTATTTCCAAGATCAATTTAGACCAGGGGTTATCAAGCTTTTTCAGACTAAGGAGCCTTAGAgcacaaataaagcttttttttttgagcctgataataataacataatgcaTAAACTGTAGTACagtaataatgtatttacagttttacattctttacataaatgcatttaaaaacaacttttatataATCAAGTcacatttttacatgaacattttaatgaagatcaatgaaacatttaattttagcttcttaacttatttaattgtattttattttaataaattatttaaaaccaaaattgtTGATCTCTTGAAAACCGCTGATTTAGGCTGATCACGATTATCACTTTCTGCCATTTAACTGAACTTCagatgtagtttttattttcaaaagttattttaaacaataattgttTCTGTTGAAGACCTCTAACTTGATCTTAATGATCACTTTTGTAACTATTTATCTAtttcttttatctcttttttttttgtacaaatgtattaatataaacatctattttataacgtattcattttaattttaatgttcagaaatgttgtcaataatattgtttctctgtTAGGTCAGTCCTTTATTGGGACTTTCTTATCAACAACTTCTGTAGAATATAGATGTTCAGAGAGTCCCATACTGGGCTCGTGTCAGATAGggtgaatataaaaaataaatgctggtaAAGTGGATGCTGGACTGTTTCCTCAGGCAGTTAAATTCTTTGTTATATAACTGCAGTGTGCTCTCATACTAAGTGAGACAGACTCCGTGATTCCTTAGCTAACTTAATAGCTGGCATAAGTACTCACTGGGATAACTCACTTAGGTTCTCACACAGACGAAATGGGGGATAGATGTGTCTGCCTACATGAGGAACAACTGGGCcgaattaaattatattaatggaACCTTGTATAGCAATGGCATCTTCTGAAAGTAGAACTGCACCTTGGAAAgaaccattaaaatgtaatgaaattcaATTACATGAGATGAAAGCTTCTAAAAGTGTTTTCCTCCCTTGAttccttttctctttccttctAATTTACTCTCGCTTTCTGGTAAAACGGGACTTTTAAatcctgcattttttttctattgtagtTTTTCTTACATAGGTTAAGGAAATAAAGGCGCACaggtgttattttttaatacgaTCTTGATTATCACGCTGCATCTTACACCCTTTTTTCACTTGACATGCATTACATCACCAACCATGACATCACACCTTCACTCATCCTGTGTCACAAGCTGCTGACCTGTTAATTGTGATGCTGTTCAGACCCCTGGGAAATGTGATGGGCTTGTTTTAATTAGATTGGGACCTGCTGACCGATCTGTTATGACATGCTACATGCTGCTGTAATATTTGGATTTGTGGTTGAAGAATGGAtcgatttgtttatttatttttttggatcaCACCAATGTCATTCCAGGGCTATAAGATCTCCCATTAGCTTTGTGCTGCATGCTGTTGTGACCCATATGCACTTGTTGTGGTGTAAACATGGCAGGTGTACTGTGATAGTTTGATGTTTAGGTAGGTGACTGATGTTGTCTGTTTTGTGTGCACTTGCCATCTGTGTCCTGCAGGGTTGTGCTGATCTGTGCCAAGAGATCCCTGTGTGCTGCTTTCTCTGTATTGCCCTATGGAGAGAGTTATCACATCAGGTACACAGCCACCACAGCCAGCCATACAACTCATTTCATATCATGCAAACTCATACATGAGGGATGGACAAAtcagctgttcttttttttcttcttttttttaaacctagtTTATGAAATAAGATGCTCAGAATTTTCACAAAGCTGGATGGTCAGTGTGGAAATTGCATTCAtggtttttaatacattattttcatgtaCACTATAGTTGAGAAATGTGAGGCAAGaaagatattatttaaataaatgaacacttttgTTTAGCCAGAATGCATCAAATTGATAATGTAAAGACTAtataaaagatttctgtttttaaaaaaaatgtggttcttttaaactttccattagaatcctgaaaaaaaaatatttacaattaattttggcaactacatttgcatattagaaagatttctggaGGATCTTAAGACCCtgaatggctgctgaaaattcaactgtGTCATCACAGGagtatattgcaaaatataaaaacaacagaaaaaggtCTTTTAAATTGTAGCAATATTTCTTAACactgctgttttactgtatttttgatcatataaatgcaacctttgtgcatataaaatcatttattcaacactgaaatcttaccaaccccaaacttttacatttatcatattttatgatCTTCAGTGTATCTCACACTCTTTAATGGTGTTATTTCATGTGGGATCAAATTTTCCTTGAGGGGCTTTGATGTAATTGGAAAATAGGACATAATGTGTAGAAATCATCACCCTGTCcaaaaagcttcttttttttttacatttattaattcatttaatacatttatttaatttatttattaattaaatttaaatttgtttgcaCTTTCCAGTGTGGattattttcagaatttaataCATAGAATCAGTGTAGCTCAACAGAAAATAGGCAGCGTGTGTCTTAGAGGAGTAAAGcactttaagacattttaaaaaagggaCTGTAATATTGTCatgaaaactaattaaaatttttatatattgaaaaaactcttttaaattgatttatcatatatatgaatctatatgatatatatggctccattaatgtaatatttagatGTACATAACATTCATAATGTGTCATCCAGCTTGGTGCAGGACTCCAAGTGAGCGATTTAAATATTGGTTTTGGCATTCCAGAGATTACAGTGATTTGTCCACCTGTCATACAtccaatatctttttttttttttttttttttttttttaataatttagtcaATTTGCTTTATCGCTTCTTAAAGATGTACTGTTGTACTAATGTATCATTTTAAGCTTTAATATAATGGTGTACATTATTTACAAGTGGACCAGATTATAAGCGGTCTACTGAGGCCTAATGCTGGTATATTAAGGAGTGTCTTTGCACCAGACAAACAGCAATAAGACAGAGGATTCTTTATCCcaaaatctgaataaaacagATTCTTTCAAGGaagttttattaaattctgacctttaatattttatcaaccCTCTGCAGTGACTCTAAACTAGAagcccagagacagagacactcTTCTGGTGGTGGAGTTGATATGGTCCCAGGACTGGAGGGAGTGGAGGTGGACTTTGGAAAGGTATTTCTCTAAGAAAATTGAGCAAAGACATGATTATGTGTCTTAGAAACCGTCTAGTTTGTTTACTTAGTGGCGTATTACTATCTGTTTTAAAGCATCAATGTGCAAGGTGCAGTACCAGGTCACTGGGTGTGCGTTTTGTGcaatgtatatgtttgtgtttacacTGATTAGTGTAATGTTTTGCGTTGCAGAC includes these proteins:
- the cables2a gene encoding CDK5 and ABL1 enzyme substrate 2 isoform X1 encodes the protein MAAAACGPRGCPRTNSAKPHKEHLRKSRDSRRRQAALLFLTNISLDGRPVYNLSNGISGPREAESRCVDVAATAVTGFPLSTTSSYGTFTQVSSSISGGAATPLPRTHTYPAPLSPPPAFNQGSCDVFTEDGRTDPLSVQAPPLSPTSGPVNPVLGSSKPLVQFPGSNPVPDPRQRTRNLSGSPGPKVSKKVHFIKNMRQYDTRGSRVVLICAKRSLCAAFSVLPYGESYHISDSKLEAQRQRHSSGGGVDMVPGLEGVEVDFGKTVSYARFLLPTNALVRQKSSGPPDVSTAPIPMSRNRINGQKNFTPSRINSTVAQDTSVLHGVDELTDYDPNLLSDPQWPCGKHKRVLIFASYVTTVIEYVKPSDLKKDMNETFKEKFPHIKLTLSKIRSLKREMRSVSEECGLQPVTIAMAYVYFEKLVLQGRLNKHNRKLVSAACVLLAAKISSDLKKQEVKQLIDRLEERFRINRKELISLEFTVLVALEMALYLPDSKVMPHYRRLVQQG